The genomic region GGATGCGCCAGTGTAGTCCTGCATTTTGGCCAGTTGAAAGGTGAGCGTCCCACGGGTTGTGCTTCCGTTGTGCCAAAGATGAGCGAGCATCGCGACTGCGTCGTATCCGAGCGCGGCGAGCCGTTCCGGCTTTTTGCCATAGCGGGCATCGTACTGTGTGGCAAATTTTCTGTAGGCATCCGATTGAAGTGCAGGAATAAGAGTCGATGGGAAGATGGCATTTTGGGTCACATCATCGCCAAGGGCGAGAATGCTTTCGTCTCCCCAGGCATCCGAGCCGAGATATTTCCCCCGGAGATTATAGAAACTTATCTGTGATAAGAGCAGACGCAGTTGAGTTGGGTTGCCGGGCAGGTAAATACAATCGACATCAGCCGGGACGCCATCGGCTTCAAGGGTATCGCCGCGCTCATTGATAAAGTGGGCTGACTCCGCGCTTCCTCCGCGAAGGGCATCTTTTACACTGCGGATATGCGGTCCAAAGTCTTTATCCCGTAAGTGGTAATATTGCTCGGCCAGAACTTTTCCGCCAAGCTCTTCAAAACGGGCTTTGAAAGCAGCCGCCATTTTTTGGTACTCAGATTCTGTAGACGTGAGAATTACAGCTGTTCTCGCGTTGAAGTTGGAATAGGCATGGTCAGCGGTGAGCATCGCCTGTACATCGAGGCTTGTGGACAGTTGAAAAATTGAACCTGATAAGCTGGTCAGTCCTCCGCCGCTTGCGGCTGGGGCAATGAGAGGAAGGGTGTCGTTGGCCAGCAGTGCGGCAGCAACTGCGCATTCGGCGGTTGTCAGCGGCCCGACGATGGCATCGGTCGCAGAAGGTATCAGTACTTTGATAACCCGTCCGGCATCTATAGGATCACCCTTGCTGTCATACTGCGTGAGCTTAATTGTGATGTCTGATTCAGCCTGCGCGAGTTCGGCGGCCACGACTGCCCCGCTATAGATTTCTTCGGCAAATGACTGCAATTCGCCGGAAAAGGGAAGAACCACCGCAATATCCAAAACAGATTCGTTCTCTGAGGGCGTGTCAGTTCGTAGTGAGACATTGTCCGATTGACCGCATTCGGACGTCAACCGCTTGATGAGCGGAGCCTCGTCGCGACTCGCAGTCATTATCTCACCAAGTTCACTCCATAGCGCGCATTGTGCAGACCTTGGAAGGTCGGCGATTTCTGAAACAGCGAAGCCTGCTCCATCATCCCAGCCTGTGTGCAAGGATGCCAATGCGAGCCGACTCAGGGATGTGTCCTGACTGGACGCAAATGCTTTGAGATAATTATCGAGCGCAGATTCACGGCGGCCCGATTGGAAATCACAGTTTGCGAGGAAAAAATAGGCATGTCCGACAGTAGCCGAGTTCTTAAAGCGTGAGATAAAATCCTGAAAGCCCGTTGCGGCATCGGTCAAATTGCCGCCATGATAGAGGGCTTTGCCGCGATTGAACATGAAAAGGTCTGTGTTTTTTGATTTGGGATATTTCGTCAGCAATTGAGAAAAGATCTGAGTTGCCTCAGACCAACGCTCTTCGTGGCACAACCGCTTGGCCTTAGTATAGAGCGCGACAACTTCGTCTTTGTCATCAAGCGTCTCTCCTAACACCTGCAATGCAGGCAGGAGGGCGAGAAAAAACGCAGCCGAGAAAACGGTTGCTAATCGGCGCATTTAGAGTGAGAATTTGCCGAAATCTTCCGGACCCATATTTTCAAGTCTCTTGCGGAGCGACTCTCTGTCGGTCGGCAGACTATTTGGATCGGGAGAGGAGTCCGGTTTGGATTGGAATAATTCTTCGTTAACAAATATAGCAGCGCCAGTCTTGAGCGCCAGAGCTATTGAATCTGAAGGGCGGGCATCGATTTTTTGGGAACTGCCATTTGAAGCCAGGTGAATAACTGCGTAAAAGGTCTGTTCGCGGAGTTCAGTTATCTCGATGCGCTCAATACGCGCGCCCAGACTCTCTATCATGTGTTTCATGAGGTCATGGGTCAGAGGTCTCTTGGAACCGACGCCGGAGAGTTCCATAGCGATAGCCCAAGCCTCGGCATGGCCAATCCAGATCGGCAGTACTTTATCCAGACTGGTTGGTGAGAGGATCACAACCGGAGTATTGGTTGTGATGTCCAACGCCAGACCCTCAAGTTTAACCTCAATCATATTCATTAACTAACTTCTTTTGATAACCCAGAGTTTCAAATTGGCCGTAACCTCTTTTTCAATCTTTATCGGTATGGTGAAGACTCCGAGCGTTTTTATAGGCTCTTCGAGTTCAATCGAGCGCTTATCGACAGTGACGCCTTCCTTTTCCAAAAGAGAGGCAATATCGGCAGATGTCACAGAACCAAAAAGTTTTTCTTCTTCACCGACATTGACATCGACAGTCAACGAAAGTTTCTCGATGCGTGTCTTGATGATCTCGGCAGATTTGCGGCGTTTCTTAGTGCGAATTTCCTTCTGCTTTTTAATTTCATCAATTGCTTTCACATTCGAACGACTGGCCGGGATAGCCAGATTTCGCGGGATAAGGAAGTTGCGGCCATAGCCGTCACGAACTTCAACTGTTTGTCCTGCCTGACCGAGGTCCTGCAAGTCTTCGCGGAGAATAACTTTCACTACTATTCCTCTTTCCTATACTATATACAATTAAACTTATTCTTTCAAGCCAGTGTTTGTAGTAATTCGCCCCCGCCAATCGGCAAAACTGTCAATCAGGCCGACCAGCGAAGCCATCAGGAAACCGATTAGGCCACTAAAAAACATCATAACGTAAAACCCAAATTTCAAATACCATGCAAAACGGAACATTCTCATGAAGAATTCGGTCAAGGCCAATCCTGCAACACTGTAAAAGACAGCCAGGATCGCCAGGAGATTATCGGCTGCGGTCACCAAAGGTTCGCCTGCCAGCAAACGAACAGAAATGGCAATTATAAGGAGAGGCATGACCCAAAAAGGAACTCGGACAAAAGTAATTGATTGGGGGACTGAACGTTCGGTCGCCGCTCGGGGAGCACGCATTAAAAAAAGGAAGAACCCAAGACTGTACTGGGCAACCGCGCTCAGTACTGTGGTAGCTGGAAGAAGCCGAATCCCTATTGATGAGATACTTTGCATTTGTTTGACCATACCGTTTGCGGCGTCCATCGTGTACCCCGAAGTGAGTAACCCTGCCTTAATATCGAGTATCATTCCTTCCGACATCCCCTTCATTGCCTCTGTCAGTTTTGTCCATTGGGGCGCAAGCCAGACCAGACTGCAGAGTGCGACAATCACCAGCCCACCAATGTACGTTCCGGTACGAGTCCAACCTGCGGCATACAGCCGACCAGCTACGACCCCGGCAATCACAATCATACCGCTTGCGGCAAGGGCCGAAATCATTCCTTCCTGCCCGACAACGATGGCGCTTAGAGCCACCGATAACGCTCCCACAGAAAGAACCCAAAGCAAGCGATTGTCCCAGACTATGAGCGGTATGCCATAGAACAAATATGTGCCGATGACATATGCCGCGCTCTGCCCAAAAAAAACCAAGCCGATCTCAGTGGAATTGTTAAAGAGCAGGAATCGCACCAGAGGATACAGAACCAAAGCAATCAGGATTGGCCAGTGGCTGACGCGACTAACAACTTCTCCAGATTCCATTTGCTCTGTTGGACTGGTTAGTTCATCAACGGAACGATTCACTGGCAAAAGCCAAAAAGGCCATATGCCGGCCGCGCTTGATTGCTTCTGTTAGAGTGCGCTGGTGCAGGGCACAATTTCCGTTGATTCGACGCGGGACTATTTTCCCACGGTCAGTTGTGAACCGACGGAGCAAGCGCTCGTCTTTAAAATCCACATATTCAATTTTGTTTTCGCAGAAGC from Candidatus Zixiibacteriota bacterium harbors:
- a CDS encoding bifunctional nuclease family protein; the protein is MIEVKLEGLALDITTNTPVVILSPTSLDKVLPIWIGHAEAWAIAMELSGVGSKRPLTHDLMKHMIESLGARIERIEITELREQTFYAVIHLASNGSSQKIDARPSDSIALALKTGAAIFVNEELFQSKPDSSPDPNSLPTDRESLRKRLENMGPEDFGKFSL
- a CDS encoding DUF2232 domain-containing protein — its product is MNRSVDELTSPTEQMESGEVVSRVSHWPILIALVLYPLVRFLLFNNSTEIGLVFFGQSAAYVIGTYLFYGIPLIVWDNRLLWVLSVGALSVALSAIVVGQEGMISALAASGMIVIAGVVAGRLYAAGWTRTGTYIGGLVIVALCSLVWLAPQWTKLTEAMKGMSEGMILDIKAGLLTSGYTMDAANGMVKQMQSISSIGIRLLPATTVLSAVAQYSLGFFLFLMRAPRAATERSVPQSITFVRVPFWVMPLLIIAISVRLLAGEPLVTAADNLLAILAVFYSVAGLALTEFFMRMFRFAWYLKFGFYVMMFFSGLIGFLMASLVGLIDSFADWRGRITTNTGLKE
- the rpsR gene encoding 30S ribosomal protein S18 yields the protein MADFGDKRRRKVCRFCENKIEYVDFKDERLLRRFTTDRGKIVPRRINGNCALHQRTLTEAIKRGRHMAFLAFASESFR
- the rplI gene encoding 50S ribosomal protein L9, which encodes MKVILREDLQDLGQAGQTVEVRDGYGRNFLIPRNLAIPASRSNVKAIDEIKKQKEIRTKKRRKSAEIIKTRIEKLSLTVDVNVGEEEKLFGSVTSADIASLLEKEGVTVDKRSIELEEPIKTLGVFTIPIKIEKEVTANLKLWVIKRS
- a CDS encoding penicillin-binding protein activator, giving the protein MRRLATVFSAAFFLALLPALQVLGETLDDKDEVVALYTKAKRLCHEERWSEATQIFSQLLTKYPKSKNTDLFMFNRGKALYHGGNLTDAATGFQDFISRFKNSATVGHAYFFLANCDFQSGRRESALDNYLKAFASSQDTSLSRLALASLHTGWDDGAGFAVSEIADLPRSAQCALWSELGEIMTASRDEAPLIKRLTSECGQSDNVSLRTDTPSENESVLDIAVVLPFSGELQSFAEEIYSGAVVAAELAQAESDITIKLTQYDSKGDPIDAGRVIKVLIPSATDAIVGPLTTAECAVAAALLANDTLPLIAPAASGGGLTSLSGSIFQLSTSLDVQAMLTADHAYSNFNARTAVILTSTESEYQKMAAAFKARFEELGGKVLAEQYYHLRDKDFGPHIRSVKDALRGGSAESAHFINERGDTLEADGVPADVDCIYLPGNPTQLRLLLSQISFYNLRGKYLGSDAWGDESILALGDDVTQNAIFPSTLIPALQSDAYRKFATQYDARYGKKPERLAALGYDAVAMLAHLWHNGSTTRGTLTFQLAKMQDYTGASGRLTLNKYRENSNVPFYQVREKKAIPVVSQSKNGEQE